The Jiangella alba genome includes the window CGCTGCCGCTGAAGACGGCGATGTCTCGCATGGTCGCTGCCCTCTCTCGCGTCGAGTCGGCGTGGTCGAGGTGTCGTCGGCCGGCTGCGGCTGCCGCCGCGGGCAGCATCTCACACGTGCGGGGCCCGGCCGTCATGCGGCGCGACGATCGCCGCGACGATCTCGCCGAGCTGGTCGATCTGCTCGGGCGTGAGCGGGTCGAAGAGGACGCCGCGGACCTCCTCGACGTGGCCCGGCGCGGCCTCGGCCAGCACCGCGAAGCCGTCGTCGGTGAGCGAGGCGACCGTGGTGCGGCCGTCGGTGTCGTGCTTGCGGCGACGCACCCAGCCGGCCTGCTCGAGCCGGGACACGGCGTGCGACAGCCGGCTCGGCGACGAGCCGACCAGGCGTGCCAGCCGCGTCATCGTCAGCTCGCGGTTCGGCGCCTCGGAGAGCATGGCGAGGATCATGTAGTAGGCGTGCGGCATGCCGGCGTCGCGTTGCAGCTGCCGGTCCAGGGAGGCCCACAGCAGCTGGTTGGCCAGCAGGTAGGTCCGCCACACCGTCTGTTCGTCCTCACTCAGCCACCGCGTCGACTTCACGTCGCACAGCATACGATGATGGTTGAAGGTTCAACTATCCGAGGAGGGGCTGTGGAGGTCAAGGAGCTGGGGCACCTCGTGCTCTACGTGCGCGACATCGGGCGGTCGGTGGCGTTCTACCGCGACGTGCTCGGCTGGCGGCAGGTGCTGCCGAAGCCGGACGGCGCCGGGTCCGGCCCGCTGCCCATGCCGTTCGCCATGTTCAACGCGCCGTCGGGCCGCACCCACCACGAGCTGCTGCTGATCGAGGTCGGCCCCGACGCGGCGGGGCTGCCGGCCGGGCGGCGGGTCGGGCTGTACCACTTCGGCCTGAAGATCGGCACGTCCGACGACGAGCTGCGGGCGGCGCTGCGGACGCTGCAGGAGGCCGGCGCGACGGTGCTCGGCGCCACCGACCACGTGGTGACGCACAGCCTCTACATCGCCGACCCCGACGGCAACGAGATCGAGCTGTACGTCGACGTGCCCGGCATGGACTGGGACGACGCGGAGCTGCTGGCCTCGCCACCGCGTGCGCTCCAGCTCTGACGGGGCGCCGCCCTAGGGTGGGCCGATGATCGCTGCCATCATCGGCGTCGTCGTCGACTGCCCCGACCCGAGGGAGCTCGCGCCGTTCTACGAGGCGCTGCTCGGTGCGCGACGCACTCGCGACACCCCTGACTGGGTCGAGCTCGAGGCCGGCCCGCTGACCCTGTCGCTGCAGCGCACCCGGCATTTCATCGCACCCGATTGGCGCCGCGGCGACCCGCCTCAGCAGCTGCATCTCGACCTCACCGTCACCGATCTCGATGTCGGCGAACGGCGGGTGGTCGAGCTCGGCGGCTCGGTGCTCGAATCGTCGGACAAACCGATCGGGTACCGGGTGTTCGCCGACCCCGTCGGTCATCCGTTCTGCCTCGTGACGCCGGAGGGCATCGCGCCGTACGTCACCTGACGTAGGCGCGATGCCGCATCCTGACGGATGTGTGCGAGCAGCGCGCACGCGAGCGTGGGGTTCCACACACCCGCTCAGGAGGTATCCGTGAGAACCCGTAGCACCATGCTCGGCCTCGCCGCCGGCGCGGCCGCGCTCGCCCTGGTGGCGACGGGCGTGCCGGCGACGGCCGCGCCCGCGTCGCCGGAGCCCGTCGCGCCGGTCACCCGGTGGGCCGAGCGGCACGCCGTCCCCGTCCCCGACGATCCGGCCCGGCC containing:
- a CDS encoding MarR family winged helix-turn-helix transcriptional regulator, whose protein sequence is MKSTRWLSEDEQTVWRTYLLANQLLWASLDRQLQRDAGMPHAYYMILAMLSEAPNRELTMTRLARLVGSSPSRLSHAVSRLEQAGWVRRRKHDTDGRTTVASLTDDGFAVLAEAAPGHVEEVRGVLFDPLTPEQIDQLGEIVAAIVAPHDGRAPHV
- a CDS encoding VOC family protein, which codes for MEVKELGHLVLYVRDIGRSVAFYRDVLGWRQVLPKPDGAGSGPLPMPFAMFNAPSGRTHHELLLIEVGPDAAGLPAGRRVGLYHFGLKIGTSDDELRAALRTLQEAGATVLGATDHVVTHSLYIADPDGNEIELYVDVPGMDWDDAELLASPPRALQL
- a CDS encoding VOC family protein; this encodes MIAAIIGVVVDCPDPRELAPFYEALLGARRTRDTPDWVELEAGPLTLSLQRTRHFIAPDWRRGDPPQQLHLDLTVTDLDVGERRVVELGGSVLESSDKPIGYRVFADPVGHPFCLVTPEGIAPYVT